One genomic segment of Oncorhynchus nerka isolate Pitt River linkage group LG16, Oner_Uvic_2.0, whole genome shotgun sequence includes these proteins:
- the LOC115125913 gene encoding leucine-rich repeat transmembrane protein FLRT3-like: protein MAAQCKNFLLFLTRVGLLLGLANPLVTSASCPSACRCDGTFIYCNDRGLTSIPTGIPLDATILFLQNNRIKSAGIPTDLKRLSNVEKIYLYCNNLDEFPQNLPIGVKELHLQENNIRMITHASLGQIPLIEELHLDDNSVSAVSIEEGAFRDSNHLRLLFLSRNHLSTIPSGLPQTIEELRFDDNRISSISEASLQDLINLKRLVLDGNLLNNRGIGEMAFINLINLTELSLVRNTLTSPPANLPGTSLEKLQLQDNHINRVPAGAFAFLRQLYRLDLSGNNLSSLPHGVFEDLDNLTQLLLRNNPWQCTCRMKWVRDWLRSLPTKVNVRGFMCQGPDKVKGMAIKDLSMDLFDCGGSDLGRGQGDPTETSTVSNTLLPSQPQWPSFVTKRPVVRMPDRNKNYRSTTTPSGRKIIRISVKSSSAETVHISWRVSVPLTAMRLSWLKLGHNPSFGSITETIVQGEKKEYLLTALEPESSYRICMVPMETSNIYLTDETPVCIETETSSLKAYKPTTTLNREQEKEPYNNSSLPLAAIIGGAVALLAILMLAFVCWYVHRNSSLFSRNCTYNKGRRRKDDYAEAGTKKDNSILEIREASFQMIPIHPVPVSKEEFVIHTIFPPNGLSLYKSPHSETSISNRSYRDSGIPDSDHSHS, encoded by the coding sequence ATGGCCGCCCAATGCAAGAACTTCCTGCTCTTCTTGACTAGGGTAGGATTACTTCTGGGTCTGGCTAACCCTCTGGTGACCTCTGCCTCCTGCCCCTCGGCCTGCCGGTGTGATGGGACCTTCATCTACTGTAATGATCGAGGCCTCACGTCTATCCCTACCGGCATTCCACTGGATGCTACTATTCTCTTCCTCCAAAACAACAGGATCAAGAGCGCCGGCATCCCCACCGATCTGAAGAGGCTAAGCAACGTCGAGAAGATCTATCTGTACTGCAATAATCTGGACGAGTTCCCCCAAAACCTGCCGATCGGGGTCAAAGAGCTGCATCTACAGGAGAATAATATCCGCATGATTACGCATGCGTCGCTGGGTCAGATCCCGCTGATCGAGGAGCTACACCTGGATGATAACTCCGTCTCGGCGGTGAGCATCGAGGAAGGAGCGTTCAGGGACAGCAATCACCTGAGACTACTCTTTCTCTCCAGGAACCATCTGAGCACCATCCCGTCTGGCCTTCCGCAGACCATCGAGGAGCTGCGCTTTGACGACAACCGCATCTCGTCAATATCAGAGGCATCCCTGCAGGACCTGATCAACCTAAAGAGACTCGTCCTGGACGGGAACCTGCTCAACAACCGCGGCATCGGCGAAATGGCCTTCATCAACCTGATTAATCTCACCGAGCTCTCCCTGGTGAGAAACACCCTTACGTCGCCGCCGGCTAACTTACCAGGAACCAGTTTGGAGAAACTGCAGCTCCAAGACAACCACATCAACCGGGTACCGGCCGGAGCTTTTGCTTTCCTCAGGCAGCTGTATCGGTTGGATCTATCAGGCAACAACCTGAGCAGTCTGCCTCACGGAGTGTTCGAAGACCTGGATAACCTCACGCAGCTCCTGCTCCGTAACAACCCGTGGCAGTGCACTTGCCGGATGAAGTGGGTGAGAGACTGGTTAAGGTCCCTGCCGACAAAAGTCAACGTCCGAGGGTTTATGTGCCAGGGACCAGACAAGGTCAAGGGCATGGCTATTAAGGATTTGTCCATGGACTTGTTTGACTGTGGAGGATCTGACTTGGGCAGGGGCCAGGGGGACCCTACCGAGACCAGCACTGTCTCTAACACCTTACTGCCCTCACAACCCCAATGGCCTTCCTTTGTGACCAAAAGACCGGTGGTGAGAATGCCTGACAGGAATAAGAACTACCGAAGTACTACGACACCGTCAGGAAGAAAGATCATCAGGATCAGCGTGAAGTCGAGCAGTGCAGAGACAGTGCACATCTCCTGGAGGGTTTCTGTACCCTTGACTGCCATGAGGCTCAGCTGGTTAAAACTGGGCCACAACCCTTCGTTCGGTTCCATCACGGAGACCATCGTACAGGGCGAGAAGAAGGAGTACCTCCTAACAGCTCTAGAACCGGAATCCTCGTACAGGATATGCATGGTTCCCATGGAGACCAGCAACATTTACTTGACGGACGAGACACCAGTTtgcatagagacagagaccagttCTCTGAAGGCCTACAAACCCACCACCACACTGAACCGCGAGCAGGAAAAGGAGCCTTACAACAATTCCAGTCTGCCTTTAGCCGCGATCATCGGAGGGGCCGTGGCTCTGTTGGCAATATTAATGCTGGCGTTTGTGTGCTGGTACGTgcacaggaacagttcactgtTTTCCAGGAATTGCACCTACAACAAGGGACGTCGGAGGAAGGACGATTACGCCGAGGCGGGGACGAAAAAGGATAACTCAATCTTGGAGATACGAGAGGCCTCTTTTCAGATGATCCCCATACACCCCGTGCCCGTGTCCAAAGAGGAGTTTGTGATACATACGATTTTCCCTCCGAACGGATTGAGTCTGTACAAGAGCCCGCACAGCGAGACCAGTATTAGCAACAGAAGCTACAGAGACAGCGGAATACCTGATTCAGACCACTCCCATTCATGA